In Syntrophorhabdaceae bacterium, the genomic stretch TTCCCTTCGCACTCGGTGGCAGCATCCATGGGAGGAAAGAATGATAGAGGCAAAGAGATGACCGAGAGCGGCCGTCGCACCATCACCCAGGCGATAGAGAGAAACGGCCTTTTCATGATTGAACCCTCCACGGTGAAAGGAGATATCGACGAACGAATGCGTATCTATTTCGACAGGAAGGTTCCAAAGGCCTACATAAACGTGGGTGGAGGACGGGCAGCCGTAGGCATACGACCCCTAAAAAGGCTGCTCAAGACTGGTCTTCTGACAACGAACCTACCCCTCGATAGAAAAACTGATTCTCTCATCGCCCGGTTTCTCAGACAGAATATCCCTGTCATACAGATTGATAATGTTACGGAACTCGCTAGAGAGTATGGACTACCGCTCACGCCCGCCGAAATGCCGGCTATGGGAGAGGGAAAGGTCTACTATGAGAAGGAATATAATCTCTGGCTCGCCGGCGGAGTTCTTCTTATGATCCTTTTTGGCCTTTTCGCGTTTATCCGTGCGGACTGGGGATTTCGCATGCTTGAGGCTTCGGGCAAACAAGAAGCAGGGCCGCCGGAGCCCATGATATAGACCCTTTTCGTCCCTTCGGACACATGAAAAAGCCTGCTTTTTGTCGATTGTCAGCGAGCCCGGAATCTGTC encodes the following:
- the pgsW gene encoding poly-gamma-glutamate system protein, which encodes FPSHSVAASMGGKNDRGKEMTESGRRTITQAIERNGLFMIEPSTVKGDIDERMRIYFDRKVPKAYINVGGGRAAVGIRPLKRLLKTGLLTTNLPLDRKTDSLIARFLRQNIPVIQIDNVTELAREYGLPLTPAEMPAMGEGKVYYEKEYNLWLAGGVLLMILFGLFAFIRADWGFRMLEASGKQEAGPPEPMI